The following is a genomic window from Chitinophaga caseinilytica.
ATTTCCTTCAACGAAGCGCTGAACAAAGACATCCTCGCCCAGGGCGAACTGCTGTCTACCAAACTGTTCGGCGCCTACCTGGCGGAAGCGGGCGTGAAATCCGTATTGCTGCCGGCACTCGAGTTCATGAGCATCGACGAGTTCGAAGAACCCGAAATTCCGCGCATCAAAGTAAAACTCAACCAGCTCCTCGAACAGCATAAAGGCGAAACCACTTTCATCACGCAAGGCTATATCTGCCGCAACGCGCGCGGAGAAGTGGACAACCTGAAACGCGGCGGCAGCGATTATTCCGCTTCCCTCATCGGCGCTGCCATCCAGGCGAAGGAAGTACAAATCTGGACGGATATCGACGGGATGCACAACAACGATCCCCGTGTTGTGAAGAAAACCTTCCCCATCGAGCAACTGTCGTTCGATGAAGCGGCAGAGCTGGCCTACTTCGGCGCAAAAATTCTCCATCCCGCATCTATCTGGCCTGCACAGCATTTCAACATTCCCGTGAAACTGCTGAACACCATGCAGCCCGAAGCGAAAGGCACCATCATCACCGAAATGCCCAACGGCAACGGTGTGAAAGCCATCGCGGCGAAAGACGGCATCATTGCCATCAAAATCAAATCCAGCCGCATGCTCCTCGCTTACGGCTTCCTCCGCAAAATCTTCGAGATCTTCGAGAAATACCGCACCCCGATCGATATGATCACCACTTCCGAAGTGGCCGTTTCCATTACGATCGACGATCAGCGTCACCTCGACCAGATCCTCAAGGAACTGCAACCCTTCGGTACCGTTGAGCTGGACCATCACCAGGCCATCGTTTCCATCGTGGGCAACGAAGTGGCGGCTACACCGTCCATCCTCAAAAAACTGTTCGACTCCCTCAATGAAGTGCCCCTCCGCATGATTTCTTACGGCGGCAGCAGGCATAACATTTCCATCCTCGTAGGCGGTCAGCACAAGGAGAAAACACTCCAGCTGCTGAACAAAGGCCTGTTCGGGCTGGAATAGTGGACGGATGTTGATCGACAATACAGGCTGAAGCAGATGTTGCTTCAGCCTTTTTTATTTGGATGAGAGGCGGAAGGAGACAGGTTAAATGGTATGTTTCGTGCGATCCGGTAGCGCAGTGCCCGCATTTGAGTTGACGCCCGGCGGATTTTAATTTGTCCGGTGGAATGCTTTTTTATTCACAGCCCGACATCGAAAGCCATGAAATGTTATTCGCCGAGTCGCCGCTTTAAGGAGCCGGTTCAGGCTGATGATGCATCACACGGAACGCAATTGCACACTGACGGTCCCGGTTTCCTTCGCTTTGCCTTCGAAGTACCCGATCTTCCGCATCCGGAAAACGTCCAGCGAATACACGCCGAATTCCTCGATCACTTTTCCTTCCAGGATATAGAACCCGCTTTTCTGGAACGGGTACCGCCGCAGGCTGTCGGGAAAATGCACCGTGTCAAGGAAATCGCCGTTACGGTCGAGGAAAGTGCCGAAGCACATGGGCTCCTGCTTCGAAGTGTACACATGTTTCAGCGTTACGAGGTTGCCGAGCATGGTTACATGTTGACCGAGGTGATTTTCCAGTTCCGCCACGGGCATGTACGCACGCTGATCGTGCTGCAGCACGTCGAAAGGAGAGGAAAGCGGGAATCCCAGCAATTCGATCTCGTCGAACGCATCTTCGTGCTCGTGGTACGAAAGTGCCGGCAGCGCCCAGTTGTGCGAAGGTTCCTGGAAAAGCCCTGGTCGCGCGGGGCCGGCGGTTTCCTTGCGGAGTAATGCCGCACTTTTCCACAACAGGTTTTTCTTCGTTTCCTTCGTGAAATGAAACGCCCCGATGCGAACGAGGATTTCCAGTTGCGCGGCACCCGGCTGCGTACGGTCCACGAAATCCTCCATCCCCGCGAACCGCCCGTTCATCCGCCGCTCCTCCAGCACCGATTCCATCCAGGATTGTTCCAGCTTCTCCACATGGATGAACCCGACATGCACCTCGTTCCCTTTGATATTGGTCAGGTAATCACTATGATTGACGCAGGGCGGATGGATGCGGGCGCCCGTTTTCCGCAGCTCCCGGAAATACAGCTCGCGGTTGTAAAATCCGCCGAAATTGTTGATCACGGCCACCATGAACTCCGCCGGAAAGTAAGTTTTGAGGTATAAACTCTGGTAACTTTCCACCGCAAAACTGGCCGAATGCGCTTTGGAGAACGAAAAATTCGCAAAGCTTGCGATCTGCCGCCAGACTTCTTCGCTGACGGCCCTCGGCCGGCCGAGCTTTTCACAATTATCGAAAAACAGGTTTTTGATCTTCTCGAAATTCTGCTGGCCGCGGTACTTCCCCGCCATGGCGCGCCGCAAAGTATCCGCGTCTGCCAGGTCGAGATTGGCGTAGTGATGCGCCACCTTGATCACGTCTTCCTGGTAGACCATCACGCCATACGTCTCTCCCAGCAAGGTTTTCATGATCGGATGAAGGTATTCCACTTCCTCCGGCCGGTGAAAATTCAATACATATTGCCGCATCATCCCAGCCTGCGCCACGCCCGGCCGGATAATGGAACTGGCGGCCACCAGCGTGATGTAATCGTCGCAACGCAACTTGCGCAGCAGTTGCCGCATAGCAGGCGATTCGATATAAAAACACCCGATCGTCTGCACGTTCCGCAACGCATCGCGGACGCGCGTATCTTCCATAAAGGTTTTAACGTCGTGGATATCGATCTCCACGCCCCGGTTTTCTTTAATAATATCCAGTGTATCGCGGATATGGCCGAGGCCGCGTTGACTGAGAATGTCGAACTTATGCAGCCCGATCGCCTCGGCCAGGTGCATGTCCAGCTGCGCGGTGCTCAGTCCTTTCGGGGGCATATGCGTGGCGCAATATTGATGGATGGGCGCTTCGCTGATCAGCACCCCGCCCGCATGGATGCTCAGATGGTTCGGGAAACGGTCGAGCATGCGGCCATACCGGATAATGCGCTGGTGAACACTGTCTTCCCCAAGCTTCACCTGGTAAGGGTTTTCGAGGATTTTGTCGATTTCGCCTTTCGGCAATCCGTACACTTTTCCCAATTCCCGCACAATGGCGTTCGTTTGGAAGGTAGCCACCGTTCCCAAAAGCGCCGTATGTTCCGAAGTATATTTCCTGAAAATGTAATCGAAAATCTCATCGCGGTCGCGCCACGAAAAATCGATATCGAAATCCGGTGGCGATGTGCGGTGCGGATTGAGGAACCGCTCGAAATAAAGGTCCAGCGCGATGGGGTCTACATTCGTAATGCCCAGGCAATACGCAATGATGGAATTGGCGCCGCTTCCCCGGCCCACATGGAAAAAATCCCTGTGCCGCGCGTACCGCACAATGTCCCAGGTAATGAGGAAATACGCGTTAAAATCCTGTTGGTCCACGATGAGGAGCTCTTTGTCGATCCGCTGCCTCGCCTCCGCATTTCCCGTCCCGTACCGGTATTCCATCCCTTCGTAAGCGAGGTCGCGGAGCAGCTGACGGTCGCCGTCCCGGCTATGCGTAAACCGTTTTTTATTCAAATGCTGGCCGAACGTGAAGTGCAGCTGGCATTCCTCCATCACCCTGAGCGTATTGCGGACGATGTGCGGGAATTCCTTGAAATGCTCCAGTAGCTGGAACGGCGGGATGAAACACTCGTCCGTTCCGGCTACTTCTTCTGGCGGCAACTGGCTGATCAGCAAGTTGTTGTCTACCGCCCGGAGCACGCGGTGCAACCGCTGGGATTCTTCATTTTGAAAGCTAAAGGGTTGGAGAATAACGAGCTTTCCGGCATGTTGGCGGGTATCCGTACGGAAGAGCCGGTTCAGCTCCCGCGGACGGACCCCCATCAGTTCGTGTTCCGCCAGGGACGTCAGCGGAAACGCTCCCCAGGCATAGATGACGAAGGTATTTGGCAGATATGGCGCGCGGTCGGGATAGGGTTCGCCGGTCTGCAAATGGCGCGATAAAAACCGGTTGATGGTCAGCCATCCTTCCATGTCCTTCGCCAGTAAAATATACCGGAACGCCGATCCGTTGCGGCATTCCAGGCCCAGGACGGGCTTGATGTCCTGCTGCATGCATTCCTGCACGAACATCCACGCGTCGGTAGTGGCATTGATGTTCGTGAGCGCCAGCGATGTGATGCCGTGCGCTTTGGCCACGGAAACGAGCTCGTCCGTCCGGATCGTGCCGTACCGCAGGCTGAACCAGGATTTGCAATTCAGGTACATGTCAGTGTCCGGGATATCGTCGTTTCATAATAAATGTTTCTTTCTGGAACGGCTGTAGCTGCTGCTCGAAATTGCCGCTGCTGCTACTGCCGCGCATCAGGTATTGCCACCCGAACTGCGATTTGATACTGTCGATCGCCTGGTACAGCGAAATCATATCCGCCGTATCGTCGAAAAGACTGATCTGGTAATTCCCCGAAACGAGGTTGCTGAACCGGATCCCGATTAGCCGTACCAACAGCCGCCGGTCGTACAGCTTGGTAAACAGTTGTTTGACGTGGCCCAGCAGCACATGATCGCTGGACGAATACGGGATGCTCAATTGTTTGGTCACCGTTTCGAAATCCGAATACCGTATTTTGACCGTAACACAGCCTGTAAGCCGGTTTTGCTGCCGGAGCTCGAACCCGATCTTTTCCGTCATCCGCACCAGTTCGCTGTGCATAAAACCCAGGTCGATCGTGTCTTGCGGGAAAGTCGATTCCGTGGAGATGGATTTCTGTTCATGGAAAGGCACTACGGGCGATTCATCGATCCCATTGGCTTTGTTCCACAATGAAATGCCGTTTTTCCCCAACCACGCCTCCAGCAATCCTACCGGGATCTCGCTAAGCGTTTTTACCGTTTCCACCCCGCGCCGCCGCAGTTGCGCCGCCGTTTCCTTGCCCACCATGGGAATTTTTTCGACGGGCATGGGCGCCAGGAAACCTTTTTCCTGTCCGAAAGGGATGGAAAGCTGTCCATTGGGCTTGGCTTCGTTGGTGGCCACTTTCGACACCATTTTGTTCGACGCCAGGCCCAGGGAAATGGGCAGGTGCGTTTTGTGCATGATCTGCTGGCGGAGCTCGGACGTCCATTTGAGGGAGCCGAAATATTTGTCCATCCCTGTCAGGTCCAGGTAAAATTCATCGATCGACGATTTTTCGTACAGCGGGGCGGAGCCGGCGATGATATCGGTCACTTCCCGCGAAAAATGGCTGTATTCTTCAAAATCCCCGCTGCGGACGATCGCATGCGGACAAAGCCGCAGGGCCATTTTCATGGGCATGGCGGAGTGGATGCCGAAAGTACGGGCTTCGTAGCTGCAAGCCGCCACCACGGCGCGGTCGCTCTTACCGCCCACCAGCAGGGGCTTGCCTTTCAGGCTATGGTCCTTCAGGCATTCGACCGATACGAAAAAGCAGTCCAGGTCGAAATGCGCGATCGTTCGTTGGCCGTCTAACAACATAAAATCGTGTCTTTGAATCCAAAAATACTAAATAAATTAGTATTGCTAATATTATTGGCAAAGAAAAAAGAAAAATAAACCAAAGGCATCCGGCGTTTGTTTAAATAGATGTACTAATCCATTTCGTTATGAAACACACGGATTATGTCAAAGAGTTCCTGCTGCTGGCACTGTTGTTAGGGCCGATGGTTTACCTGGCACTGATCTGGAACCAGCTTCCCGCCAGCATACCCACCAATTTCAATATAAACGGCGAGGCCGATGGTGTGGTGAGAAAAAGTGAGTTTTTGCTCCTGATGATTTTCCTCTTTTTTACGAACGCGTTGCTGTACGCGCTGTTCCGCTATATTCCGAAGCGGGAGACGTGGGACGAGACGCCCGACGAGTTCAGGGCGTATATGAGGGAATATTACCGCATCCGTTTCCGGATACATATATATCTGGCGGTGTTTACGGCGATCGTGATCTTCCTTATTTCGCGCGGCAAAGAGATTTTCGTGGAAAAATGGGTGTTTGTGGGGGTAGGATTGCTGATTGCGGCGCTGGGCGTCTTTTTGCGGCACCTGAAACCGAACTATTTCGTGGGGGTGCGCACGCCGTGGACGCTGGCGAGCGATGCGATCTGGACGGAAACGCACCATATGGCGGGGCGTTTGTGGCTGTATGCGGGGATCGTGATCATGGTGGCGGGCATGTTCCTGCCGGTGATCAGCGGGGTGTTCCTGTTTATTTTCGCGGCAATGGCGCTGGCGGCGCTGCCTTACATTTATTCTTACCGGTTGTTTTATAAAACACAGGGCTGAATCGTCGAAGGCACGGAGATCATGGCAAGCGACCTCCGGGCATAAAAAAGTAAGAACGGGAAAACCTGTTCTTACTTTTTTTATGGTGTATAAACCATTAGCGGAGGGAAGGGAGCAGTGCTCTGCCGATCAGTTCGCGGCCGGGCCAGGGAATGAGGGCGAGGAGGAGCACGAAGGCGATGGTGAAGAAGATGAGGGCGGTCTTCTGTTTTTTGGCATCGGAATCTGCTTTCTTGATCTTGGAGCGGCCGATGTGGACCATGGCGATGGCCACGATGGCGAGGAGGGTGTGCTCTACGGTGAAGAAGCGGAGCACTTTATCGCCCATAGCCGCGCCCATATTGCCGAAAGCGGATTTGGTGAGGGAGCTGGTGAACATAAGCACGAGGCCAATGAGCAGCTGGATGTCCAGGAAGATCATGAAGAAGAGGCCTGCCTTGGCATCGCCTGCGCCGTAGGGCTTTTTACCGGCAACACCGGCGATGGCGCGAATAACGGCGAGGGCGCCGAAAATCACGATGAGCCAGCGCACGTACGAGTGAATGTCTAACAAAGCGTTCATATTGTTTGAGTTTGTCCGGGGCAAAAATAAGCGTTGAGTCACAGATAAATTTTTTTATTACAAAAAATATTTGCTAATTTTGTTAGCATTGTTGTACTAAATAATTTAGGGATGTCTACTGTTTGCCGAAATCTTAAATACCTGCGCAAGCAAAAGGGCTGGACGCAGCAGGAATTCGCGGACCGTCTCAACATCAAGCGTTCGTTATTGGGGGCATATGAGGAAGAGCGGGCGGAGCCGCGGACGGAAGTGTTGGAGCAGGTGAGCGATATGTTCCGTGTATCGATCGACGATCTGTTGCGGCGTGATCTGAGTTCCCAGAAGGAAACTTTCCTGGAGCGCAGGCGCCAGCAGAAGTTGGGTGGTACCAGCCGTCAGAATGTGGTGTTCGTTCCGGTAAAAGCGGCCGCGGGTTATCTGGCGGGCTTTAACGATGAGGAGTTCATCGAGGAGTTGAATACGTTTACGTTACCCATGTTGGGCGCGGGCCAGTACCGTGCTTTCGAGATCGCGGGCGATTCGATGCTGCCGACGCCTTCGGGGTCGGTAGTGGTTTGCCACAAAGTGGATGGTTGGGAAGATATCCGTAATAACGAGGCGTATATCGTGGTGACGAACCGCGAGGGCATCGTATACAAGCGGGTGTTGAAGAGCAACCGTTCGAAAGCGAAGGTGACCCTGGCGTCCGACAACCCCATGTACGATCCTTATTCCGTGAATATGGACGAAGTGTTGGAAATCTGGGCGGCGGATGCGGTGATCCAGAAAATGGGTCAGCAGCACAAAATGAGCGTGAACCACCTGGCCGGCATGGTAAATCAGTTGCAGGAGCAGGTGAGCATGCTGAAAAAGCAGATGAAGAATTGATTCGCCTGTGATCGCGGGATGGTGCGGCATTTCACCCTTTCTGAAAATGGATCGGCGTTATGTTTTTGCCCGTTCTGGGAGAGTAGCGTCATGCTTGGATTAATAAGTTTGCGTTGGCCTTGATCGGTGCAAAAATGTTTGTTTTCGTTCCGGGAAAGTAGCGTCATAGCTGTATTAATATGATTGCGTTGACCATAATTGGTGCAAGAACGTTTGTGCATCTGCCGGGAAAATAGCATCATGGCTGGATTAATATGTTTGCGGTGGCCATAATCGGTGCAAAAATGTTTGTGCTCGTCCGGGAAAGTAGCGTCATGCCATGATTGATAGATTTGCGTTGATCATAATCGGTGCAAAAATGTTTGTGCCTGTTCCGGGAAAGTAATGTCATGCCTGGGTTAATAAGTTTGTATTGGCCTTGATCAGTGCAAAACATTGTTAATAAACCATGACGTACTTTGTCATCGCAGGCCCGAGAAATAATTTTATCCCCCGGATCAGGGTTACAGCTGATCCCGCAAATGCTGTGACATAGAAGAATGCCTTATGTCATATGCAAGGGAATTCATCTTTGTGCTAACCCCATGTTAACCATTGACAATGCCGGAGGTTCCTCCGGCATTTTTTGATGGATGGAATTGGAAGTGGGCCGTAGTTGTTGGAATAGCCCAGCGGATCTTTTCAAGATCGCCCATTCATCCAAAGAACGTACATTTATCTGCCTTCAAAAAATTCACGATCATGATTACAGAATGCGCAGCTACCATTTTTCAGGTCAGCGATCTCGCGGCCGCCACCGTGTTTTACACCGAAACGCTGGGGTTTACGCTGGACTTTGAATTCGGCAGCGTAGTGGGGCTCCATCATGGCAACGTATTCATTCACCTTTCCGGCCCCGCATCTCAGGGAAACAAAAAGGCGATAGGCGAGGGACATATGTACATCTTTTGCGACGAAGTGGACGATTATTTCGCGGAGATCGCCGCGAAAGGAGCGGATGCATTCATTCCGCCGGCAGACAGGCCCTACGGTGTGCGCGACTTTGCCGTCAAAGATCCGGACGGAAATATCCTCGCTTTCGGAAAGAGCATCGCTCCCGAAAACTGACCGCCCGTCAAACCTTGAAAATCCCATTCCCCCCGATCACGAAAACTGATGCGTCCGCCGCGGGCTCCAGGGAATACAGTCCCGTGAACACGCTGAACGCCGGAAGGATCGCGCCCTCCGGCCCAAAATAAAAACAAGGCAGCCGTAACCGCTGTTTGCCGTATCCCACCATCCATACCCCCGGGTGTATATGTCCCGAAACGGCATACGTTTCCCCGTTATCCGGCAGCCTGTCTTTCGGATCGTGCACGAAATATATTCCATCCACCCGCAGCGACTCCATCAAATCGATCCCTAAAGATGCATAGACCCCCGGGTCCATAATATCATGGTTTCCCGTCACCAGCTCGAACCGGATGTGCGGAAATTGGTTGCGCCAAATCCGGAAATACTGCACTTCATTATTTGCTGAACTGTGGAACATATCGCCCACTACGATTAGCCGCTCGGGGTTGTACTTCGTGATGAGCTGCTGCAATCGGAAAAGGTCTTCCTGCACGATGTTCGCCGGCACACCAATTCCCGCTTTCCGGAAATGCGCCGCCTTTCCCACATGCAGGTCTGCCACGATCAGCGCCCGTTCTTCTTCCCAATACACTGCCTTTCCGGCGGAAAGCCGCCAGTGTCCGCCTTTGAACTCGTACCGAATGTCTTCCAATTTTCGTTTTATTTTATCTGGACCGTTGCCAGGATTTTTTATTTTCCATTCACCCATTTCGCCGCGATGAATGCCTTATATATGTAGCAGCTTTGTGTCGGTTTGCGCAAACCACACAGCAGCTTCCTTCCAGGGAGAAGCCCTATTGCCAGAGTGTCATTTTCTTGATGCGGTCTTCCAGTTTTTCGCTTGTCAGTTCCTCCCGAAGGCTATCCACCTTGATGGGGAAACAGAAAGGCGTCAGTCGCTGGGGGAACGTGATCACGATGTTACCGTTCTGGATCCGTTCCAGCGTCTCCCGCAAGCGGGCTTCCTCCATCTGGTAGAAAAACGCTTCGTTGTAGGCTTGGCGCACGAGGATGTTCTGGGCATCGTAATCTTCGAAAACCTTGAACAGCAAGGAGGCGGACGATTGCAAATGCCGGTTGGCTTTCGATTTTCCGGGATACCCCTGGAACACGAGCCCTGCAATCACCGAAATGTCGCGGAACTTGCGGCGCGCCATTTCGGTGGCATTCACGCTGCTTTGTAAATCTACGGTGAGGTTGTCGGCGGAGAAAAGTTCGTCCGCATTGCTGTCGTCTACAGGTATCGGCTGATCGCTCAGCAGTTCGAACCCGTAGTCGTTCATCGCGATGGAGAAAGTGATGGGATGCCGCTGACTGATCCGCCAGGCCAGCAACATGGCCATCACTTCATGGACCAGCCGCCCTTCGAACGGATATACGAATAGATGGTATCCGTCTTCCGTCTGGATTTGTTCCATGAGCAGCTCATTTTCGCGCGGAATGTGCGAAAGCAGTTGCTGAAGCTCGAACAATGGCTGAAGTATCGTGATTTCGGGCTCGTGCGCCTGGCCCGACATGGCTTCGTGGAATTTCCGGCGGAGCATTTTGCCCAAATTGGCGGAAAGCGGCATCCGGCCACCGTTCCAACTGGGGACGATGCTTTTTTCGATTTCGATTTGCGGACCAGTACCGTCATGTCTTTGATCATGACGAACTCAAGGTTATGGCCGCTCAGCCGGAAGCTATCGCCGGGCGTGAGCCGCGAAATGAAATATTCTTCGATGACACCGACATAACCGCCCGCGAGGTACCGGACTTTCAACATGGCGTCGCTCACGATGGTGCCGATGTGCAGGCGATGGCGCATGGCCTGTTGCTTGCTTGTGCAGTAATAGCGATCGCCAACGAGGTGGAGTTTATGGTATTCGTCATAGACCTGCAGTGCTTCGCCGCCGGATACGAGGAACGACAGGCTCCAGTTCCATTCCTCTTCCGTCATTTCCCGGAAACAGAATGTGGATAGCACTTCGTTTTTGATCTCTTCCGCGTTGAAACCCTCCGACACGCCGAGTGTCATGAGGTATTGCAGCAGCACATCGTACGCCAGCACGACCGGCATCCGGCTTTCGATGAGATTTTCCGCCATGGCGTCTTTCAACGCAGCGGCCTCCACCAGTTCGAGGGAATGGGTGGGGAGGAACCATATCCGGCTGACGGCATCGGGCCGGTGCCCGCTTCGGCCGGCGCGTTGCAGGAAACGCGCAACGCCTTTCGGGCTGCCTACCTGGATAACGGTGTCTACCGGCCGGAAGTCCACGCCCAGGTCGAGACTGGAGGTACATACCACCAGTTTGAGGATCCCGGTGTGCAGGGCTTCTTCCACCCAGATGCGAAGTTCTGCGTCGATAGAGCCGTGGTGCAGCGCGATGGCGCCTGCCAGCTCAGGGCATTCCTTGAGGATTTGGTGGTACCATATTTCCGATTGTCCGCGGGTATTGGTGAAAAGCAATGTGGTGTTGCTTTCCATGATGACGGGGATCACTTTGTGGAGGAGGCGCAGCCCCATATGCCCGGCCCAGGGGTATTTTTCGATCTCGTCGGGCAATATGGATTCCACTTCGATGGCCTTGTGCACGTCTGCCCGAACGATGACCCGTTCGCCGGGGAGGTTGCCGAGCAGAACGTCCAGCGCCTCGTCGAGGTTGCCGATAGTCGCGGAAATGCCCCAGATGCGGAGATCGGGGCGGAGGCCGCGGAGCCGGCTGATGCCGAGCTCGGTCATTACGCCGCGCTTGCTGCCCAGGAGCTCGTGCCATTCGTCGGCCACGATGGTTTCGAGGTGTTCGAACCGCTTGGGATATTCTTTCTGGGCGATGAGGATGTGGAGGGATTCCGGCGTGATGATGAGCACTTCGGGCATGTTGCGCTTCTGTTTTTCCCGGACGCTGAGGGGCGTGTCGCCGCTTCGGATCCCTACGGCCCAGGGTACGTCGAGCTCCCGGAGGGCTTCCTCCATGGCACGGCCGATGTCTTTGGCCAGCGCCCGCAAGGGGGTGATCCACATGAGGCGGAGACCATTGCCGGTGCGCGACCGGTAATCTTTCGGGTGCTCATTGATCCAGCGGATAACGGTGCCGAGGAATAAGGAAAAAGTCTTGCCGAAGCCCGTGGGGGCATTTACCAGGCCGGAGCGGCCCTGGAGGTAATGTTCCCATGCTTCTTCCTGGAAGGCGAAAGGCGCCAGTCCTTTCGCTCCCAGCCACTGTTCGATCGCTTGCCAGCCGGGTGTTTGTTTCATCAGACAATGAAATTAGGAAAAATTCCCGCATGGCCTACCTTTGCCTTATGCGCGATTTCTTTCGTTTACACGAACACGGTACAACTGTCAGGCAGGAACTGCTGGCGGGTTTGACTACTTTTTCGACCATGGCGTATATCCTGGCCGTCAACCCCATGATCCTGTCCAAAACCGGGATGGATTTCAACGCGCTCATCACCGCCACCGCCCTCGCCGCCGCCATCGGCACGCTGGTGATGGGATTATATGCGCGGTTGCCGGTGGGGCTTGCTCCAGGGATGGGCCTTAATGCTTTCTTCGCCTACACCATTGTGCTGGGAATGGGCTACAGTTGGCAATTTGCGCTAACGGCCGTTTTCCTGGAAGGCATCATTTTCATTTTCCTGTCGCTCTTTCACATTCGGGAAGCCATCATCAACACCATCCCCGAGAACCTCAAGCACGCCATATCTGTGGGGATTGGACTATTGATCGCGCTGATCGGTATGGCCAATGCCGGAATTATCGAAACGGGCATGCGGCATGTGGGAGATGGCAAGCTGGACGGGGTCATCCTGAAAATGGGGCACATTACGAGCGCGGGGCCGCTCATTGCCTTACTCGGATTGATCGTCAGTGCTGTATTAATGTACAAAAAAGTCAATGCAGCGTTGTTGCTGGGGATCCTCATCGCCACGCTGGCCGGCATCCCGCTGGGTTTGACCGTCTGGCCGGAACACGGCATCATGAGCTTGCCGCCGAGTATATCACCGATCGCCTTCCAACTGGAATTCGACAAGATATTTTCGATGGATATGGTCGTTATCCTGTTTACTTTACTGATGGTCAATCTGTTCGATACAGTTGGGACACTCATTGGCCTCTGCAGCAAAGCCGGATTGCTCGACAGCCGCGGCCGCATCCCCCGGGCCAAGCAAGCCCTGTTCGCCGACGCAGTGGGTACCACAGCGGGAGCATTATTAGGCACCAGCGTAGTTACGGCGTATGTAGAAAGCGCCAGTGGCATCGCTTCGGGCGGGAGAACGGGGTTAACGGCCGTGACGGTGGCGGGAATGTTCCTCCTGGCGCTGTTCTTCGCGCCGCTGTTTGCTATGATCCCCGCCGCGGCCACGGCACCTGCGCTCATTATCGTAGGGATGCTGATGATGGGGGCGGTCGTAAAAATCAATTTCGATGACGTGACGGAAGCGATCCCCGCGTTCCTGGCCATTGTCATGATGCCATATACCTACAGCATTGCGGAAGGGATCGTTTTCGGGATGCTGTCGTATGTTTTGCTGAAGGTCTTCACCGGAAAATTCCGTGAGATCAGCTCGGTGATGTATGTGCTTTCCGTTCTGTTCGTGCTGAGTTTTATGTTGCAATAATTACAAATAAGTCCTGCGATAAAAAATGTCATTTGATCGTTCAACCGGCAATTACTATTCGATTTCGGGATGCTGCCTTATATTTTGCTGAAGGTCTTCACCGGAAAATACGGCGAGATCAGCCCGGTTATGTATGTGCTTTCAGTGCTGTTCGTGCTGAGTTTTAGGTTGCAATAATTGTCTAAAAGTTCCGTGATAAATTGCCGTTTGGTCGTTCAATCGGCTGTTCGTTTTTGGAATGTTGTCTAATGTTTTGCTGAAGGTCTTCACTGGGAAATGCCGTGAAATCAGCCCGGTTATGTATGTGCTTTCAGTGCTGTTCGTGCTGAGTTTTAGGTTGCAATAATTGTCAAAGAGTTCAGGGATAAAATGCGGGTTTATCGTTCAA
Proteins encoded in this region:
- a CDS encoding aspartate kinase, coding for MHSVAQLITADADAKIVVLSALSGTTNALVEIGNSLAEGKKAEAKQLIDKLESHYRSFCLELVKTDAGRDAAKAIVDEHFEFLNIILRISFNEALNKDILAQGELLSTKLFGAYLAEAGVKSVLLPALEFMSIDEFEEPEIPRIKVKLNQLLEQHKGETTFITQGYICRNARGEVDNLKRGGSDYSASLIGAAIQAKEVQIWTDIDGMHNNDPRVVKKTFPIEQLSFDEAAELAYFGAKILHPASIWPAQHFNIPVKLLNTMQPEAKGTIITEMPNGNGVKAIAAKDGIIAIKIKSSRMLLAYGFLRKIFEIFEKYRTPIDMITTSEVAVSITIDDQRHLDQILKELQPFGTVELDHHQAIVSIVGNEVAATPSILKKLFDSLNEVPLRMISYGGSRHNISILVGGQHKEKTLQLLNKGLFGLE
- a CDS encoding DNA polymerase III subunit alpha — protein: MYLNCKSWFSLRYGTIRTDELVSVAKAHGITSLALTNINATTDAWMFVQECMQQDIKPVLGLECRNGSAFRYILLAKDMEGWLTINRFLSRHLQTGEPYPDRAPYLPNTFVIYAWGAFPLTSLAEHELMGVRPRELNRLFRTDTRQHAGKLVILQPFSFQNEESQRLHRVLRAVDNNLLISQLPPEEVAGTDECFIPPFQLLEHFKEFPHIVRNTLRVMEECQLHFTFGQHLNKKRFTHSRDGDRQLLRDLAYEGMEYRYGTGNAEARQRIDKELLIVDQQDFNAYFLITWDIVRYARHRDFFHVGRGSGANSIIAYCLGITNVDPIALDLYFERFLNPHRTSPPDFDIDFSWRDRDEIFDYIFRKYTSEHTALLGTVATFQTNAIVRELGKVYGLPKGEIDKILENPYQVKLGEDSVHQRIIRYGRMLDRFPNHLSIHAGGVLISEAPIHQYCATHMPPKGLSTAQLDMHLAEAIGLHKFDILSQRGLGHIRDTLDIIKENRGVEIDIHDVKTFMEDTRVRDALRNVQTIGCFYIESPAMRQLLRKLRCDDYITLVAASSIIRPGVAQAGMMRQYVLNFHRPEEVEYLHPIMKTLLGETYGVMVYQEDVIKVAHHYANLDLADADTLRRAMAGKYRGQQNFEKIKNLFFDNCEKLGRPRAVSEEVWRQIASFANFSFSKAHSASFAVESYQSLYLKTYFPAEFMVAVINNFGGFYNRELYFRELRKTGARIHPPCVNHSDYLTNIKGNEVHVGFIHVEKLEQSWMESVLEERRMNGRFAGMEDFVDRTQPGAAQLEILVRIGAFHFTKETKKNLLWKSAALLRKETAGPARPGLFQEPSHNWALPALSYHEHEDAFDEIELLGFPLSSPFDVLQHDQRAYMPVAELENHLGQHVTMLGNLVTLKHVYTSKQEPMCFGTFLDRNGDFLDTVHFPDSLRRYPFQKSGFYILEGKVIEEFGVYSLDVFRMRKIGYFEGKAKETGTVSVQLRSV
- the dinB gene encoding DNA polymerase IV — translated: MLLDGQRTIAHFDLDCFFVSVECLKDHSLKGKPLLVGGKSDRAVVAACSYEARTFGIHSAMPMKMALRLCPHAIVRSGDFEEYSHFSREVTDIIAGSAPLYEKSSIDEFYLDLTGMDKYFGSLKWTSELRQQIMHKTHLPISLGLASNKMVSKVATNEAKPNGQLSIPFGQEKGFLAPMPVEKIPMVGKETAAQLRRRGVETVKTLSEIPVGLLEAWLGKNGISLWNKANGIDESPVVPFHEQKSISTESTFPQDTIDLGFMHSELVRMTEKIGFELRQQNRLTGCVTVKIRYSDFETVTKQLSIPYSSSDHVLLGHVKQLFTKLYDRRLLVRLIGIRFSNLVSGNYQISLFDDTADMISLYQAIDSIKSQFGWQYLMRGSSSSGNFEQQLQPFQKETFIMKRRYPGH
- a CDS encoding SdpI family protein, with protein sequence MKHTDYVKEFLLLALLLGPMVYLALIWNQLPASIPTNFNINGEADGVVRKSEFLLLMIFLFFTNALLYALFRYIPKRETWDETPDEFRAYMREYYRIRFRIHIYLAVFTAIVIFLISRGKEIFVEKWVFVGVGLLIAALGVFLRHLKPNYFVGVRTPWTLASDAIWTETHHMAGRLWLYAGIVIMVAGMFLPVISGVFLFIFAAMALAALPYIYSYRLFYKTQG